GCTTGGTGGTGTACCCGTAGATACTCATCGCCCCGAAGGTCGCGCCGGTAACCAGGAAAGTGCTGGCAATCGATGAGTAGGTATAAACCAGAAAAATACTGGCAAAAGTCAGGCCGGTCAGCGCTGAATAGAGCATAAATAGCGTTGTCGCCACCGCGCCACTGAGCTTATGCACCAGGCCAGACAGCACAAAGACCAGCGCTAGCTGCGCAATAATCAGGCCAAAGAAAGTTATCTGGCTGGAAAACACAGCCATCATGATTTCCGGCGTACGGGCCGCAAACCAGGCGACAAACGCCGTCAGCAGCAACCCGCAGGTCATCCAGCCGTAGACCTGCGCCATATAGGTTTGCAGACGGGCACCAGACTGAACAATGGACGCACCGGGACGAGAAAATCGGTCCATGATACTACCTCTTAGCAATGAAGACGGGGCGCAATTGCCCCCACTCCATAAGGTTATCACATCCCGACAGACATGCTTACCAGCGCTTTGCCGCCTGCTTATCGCTATCGCGGGCTTCTACCCAGCGATCGCCTTCGGTGGTGGCTTCGCGCTTCCAGAATGGGGCGCGGGTTTTCAGATAATCCATGATGAACTCAGCGGCTTCAAACGCCGTGCTGCGGTGAGCGCTGGTCACGCCGACAAACACAATCTCATCTCCCGGCCATAGCTCGCCGATGCGATGAATTACGCTCACCCGCTGCAAAGCCCAGCGGGTGCGGGCTTCGGCAACTATCTCTTCCAGCGCTTT
This genomic interval from Salmonella enterica subsp. enterica serovar Choleraesuis contains the following:
- the moaE gene encoding molybdopterin synthase catalytic subunit; the protein is MQQTQIRVGSAPFSVGDEYNWLAACDDDGAVVTFTGKVRNHNLGDSVSALTLEHYPGMTEKALEEIVAEARTRWALQRVSVIHRIGELWPGDEIVFVGVTSAHRSTAFEAAEFIMDYLKTRAPFWKREATTEGDRWVEARDSDKQAAKRW
- a CDS encoding membrane protein is translated as MDRFSRPGASIVQSGARLQTYMAQVYGWMTCGLLLTAFVAWFAARTPEIMMAVFSSQITFFGLIIAQLALVFVLSGLVHKLSGAVATTLFMLYSALTGLTFASIFLVYTYSSIASTFLVTGATFGAMSIYGYTTKRDLSRMGSLLFMALIGIIIASLVNIWLKSTPLMWAITYIGVLVFVGLTAYDTQKLKAIGEQIDVNDPENMRRYSILGALTLYLDFINLFLMLLRIFGNRR